Proteins encoded by one window of Lycium barbarum isolate Lr01 chromosome 11, ASM1917538v2, whole genome shotgun sequence:
- the LOC132617961 gene encoding uncharacterized protein LOC132617961: MCIFLMKLGLYHAGWEGIAHDARVLMEIVSNPENGFPFPPPNKYYLCDAAYSNTRGFLAPYRNIRYWLGDYHRRCAITKEEKFNHAHAQLRNVIERYYGALKARFPILDKMAPYPINIRRDVVIACFAINNFIRKERINDDLFNQFDTPQVIFYEKGQQEEALDETNGPSWTTKDSQIMTDMREQLALQLMQRR, translated from the exons ATGTGCATATTCTTGATGAAGCTCGGCTTGTATCATGCTGGATGGGAAGGCATAGCACATGATGCACGTGTTCTAATGGAGATTGTGTCTAATCCAGAGAATGGCTTTCCATTTCCTCCACCTA ATAAATACTATCTATGTGATGCGGCATATTCTAATACTCGAGGATTTCTAGCACCGTATCGTAATATTCGATATTGGTTAGGAGATTATCATCGTAGGTGTGCCATAACTAAGGAGGAAAAGTTTAATCATGCACATGCACAGCTTAGAAACGTTATCGAACGTTATTATGGAGCCCTGAAAGCAAGATTTCCTATATTGGACAAGATGGCCCCATACCCTATTAATATCCGAAGAGATGTTGTTATTGCATGCTTTGCAATTAATAATTTTATCAGAAAGGAGCGCATCAATGATGACTTATTTAATCAATTTGACACACCTCAAGTAATCTTTTATGAAAAAGGACAACAAGAAGAAGCATTGGATGAAACGAATGGACCTAGTTGGACAACTAAAGATTCTCAGATAATGACCGATATGCGGGAGCAACTTGCACTCCAACTAATGCAAAGAAGATGA